The genome window GTCGGTCCATGCCGTCATGGCCGCTGTCAACCGTTCCGGATGGGCCTCCTCGTGACGGCAGCCCCTGTCCTGCGCGTGACGGATGCGGACGTCGTCCGCGACGGCAATCCCATCCTGAGCGAGGTGTCGCTGACAGTGCGAGCCGGCGAGCACTGGGCGCTGCTCGGCGCCAACGGAGCGGGCAAGAGCACCCTGCTCGGTCTCCTCGGAGCGCTCGCCCACCCCACCCGTGGCACGGTCGAGGTGCTGGGCCACCGTCTGGGGCGGGTCGACATGCGCCAACTGCGCTCCTACGTCGGCCACGTCAACCCCCGGCACGACCTGCGCTCACCCCTCAAGGTGCGGGACGTCGTGCTGACCGGGCTGACCAACACCCTGGAACGGGTTCCCCGTTGGCGGCCGACGCCCGAACAGGTCGCGACGGCGGAGCGTCTCATCGGCCTGCTCGGTCTCGGCGAACACGTCGAGGCGCGCTGGCCGACCCTGTCGCAGGGTGAGCGGGGCCGGGCACTGATCGCCCGTGCGCTCATGCCCAGTCCGCGGCTCCTGCTCCTGGACGAGCCCGCGACCGGACTGGACGTCGCCGGCCGTGAACAGCTCATCGAACGCATCGACGCACTGCAGCGCACGTACTCGGATCTCGCGTCGGTCCTGGTCACCCACCACCTGGAGGAACTGCCTCCCGGGACGACCCACGTGATGCTGCTGCGCGACGGGCGCCGCCTGGCCGCCGGCCCCGCCGACGAGGTCCTCACCAGCGACCAGGTCAGCAAATGCTTCGACCATCCGATCCGGCTCACGCGCGTGGACGGACGGTGGAGCGTGCGGGCGGCCCGCCCGGCCGGCACCGGACACGTCTGACGTAGTGGTCGCGGTGGCGCGCGCCACCGCGACCGGCTCCCTTCCGGCCGACCGTGAGCCGGGCAACCGTCTCGTCCGCGCGGTTGCCGCCGGTGCCGTCCTGGATGCGGTGTACGCCGTGGCGGCAGGACCGCGGCCGGTTCATCCGGCCACCGCGGACCGCACACGCGGAGTGCCGGGCGGCCTGGCGCACCGGCCACGAGAGG of Streptomyces cynarae contains these proteins:
- a CDS encoding ABC transporter ATP-binding protein, which produces MTAAPVLRVTDADVVRDGNPILSEVSLTVRAGEHWALLGANGAGKSTLLGLLGALAHPTRGTVEVLGHRLGRVDMRQLRSYVGHVNPRHDLRSPLKVRDVVLTGLTNTLERVPRWRPTPEQVATAERLIGLLGLGEHVEARWPTLSQGERGRALIARALMPSPRLLLLDEPATGLDVAGREQLIERIDALQRTYSDLASVLVTHHLEELPPGTTHVMLLRDGRRLAAGPADEVLTSDQVSKCFDHPIRLTRVDGRWSVRAARPAGTGHV